The following are from one region of the Stigmatella ashevillena genome:
- a CDS encoding putative toxin-antitoxin system toxin component, PIN family, translating to MPPSSPTPDSLSVILDTNVVLDMLIFDDPLARALSEALSADQLTAWADRDTLTELERVLTFRDFPRAGVNRHAVFERYRALVRLAPEPGAPGPEVPRCRDRSDQKFLELAARTGAHWLVSKDRQVLCMADRPGLPFDILSPRQASQRLARS from the coding sequence ATGCCCCCCTCCTCTCCCACTCCGGATTCGCTGTCCGTGATCCTCGATACCAACGTCGTCTTGGACATGCTGATCTTTGATGATCCTCTCGCGCGAGCCCTGAGTGAAGCCTTGTCGGCGGACCAACTCACCGCATGGGCGGATCGGGACACTCTGACGGAGCTGGAGCGGGTGCTTACCTTTCGCGACTTCCCCCGAGCCGGGGTGAACCGTCACGCGGTCTTCGAACGCTACCGGGCGCTGGTGCGTCTGGCGCCCGAGCCGGGGGCGCCGGGCCCCGAGGTGCCGCGCTGCCGGGACCGGAGCGATCAGAAGTTCCTGGAGCTGGCGGCCCGCACGGGGGCGCACTGGCTGGTGAGCAAGGACCGGCAGGTGCTCTGCATGGCCGATCGCCCAGGCCTGCCGTTCGACATCCTCAGCCCCCGGCAGGCCTCGCAGCGGCTCGCGCGCTCCTGA